Proteins from a genomic interval of Heteronotia binoei isolate CCM8104 ecotype False Entrance Well chromosome 7, APGP_CSIRO_Hbin_v1, whole genome shotgun sequence:
- the CBLN2 gene encoding cerebellin-2: MPGRLRPGGRWGALAGALALLLLLLLPAACPVVGALNDTEPIVLEGKCLVVCDSSPSADGAITSSLGISVRSGSAKVAFSATRSTNHEPSEMSNRTMTIYFDQVLVNIGNHFDLASSIFVAPRKGIYSFSFHVVKVYNRQTIQVSLMQNGYPVISAFAGDQDVTREAASNGVLLLMEREDKVHLKLERGNLMGGWKYSTFSGFLVFPL; the protein is encoded by the exons ATGCCCGGGCGGCTGCGGCCGGGAGGGCGCTGGGGGGCGCTGGCGGGGGCGCTGgccctgctgctcttgctgctgctgccggccGCCTGCCCGGTGGTGGGCGCCCTCAACGACACCGAGCCCATCGTGCTGGAGGGCAAGTGCCTGGTGGTGTGCGACTCCAGCCCGTCCGCCGACGGCGCCATCACCTCCTCCCTCGGCATCTCCGTCCGCTCCGGCAGcgccaaggtggccttctcggccACGCGCAGCACCAACCACGAGCCCTCCGAGATGAGCAACCGCACCATGACCATCTACTTCGACCAG GTATTAGTTAATATTGGCAACCATTTTGACCTGGCTTCCAGTATATTTGTAGCACCGAGAAAAGGGATTTATAGTTTCAGCTTCCATGTTGTGAAAGTATATAACAGACAAACTATCCAG GTAAGTTTAATGCAAAATGGCTATCCAGTGATTTCAGCATTTGCTGGGGATCAAGATGTCACCAGAGAAGCAGCCAGCAATGGGGTCTTGCTTCTTATGGAAAGGGAAGACAAAGTGCATCTCAAACTGGAGCGGGGAAACCTTATGGGAGGGTGGAAATATTCAACCTTTTCTGGCTTCTTAGTCTTTCCACTATAA